One window from the genome of Alkalihalobacillus sp. LMS6 encodes:
- a CDS encoding DUF948 domain-containing protein — translation MDWLGIGVLVFAIAFLIAVFCLLPAMRNLAKTLDNTATTVAQLEKSLDEITGEVKVTLHNTNETIMDVNEKVTKLNPLFDMIHDSGEAAHRASSALSTYTLTRVNAAKQEAVTAQPDQVSGIIKSIAFLYYFRKAKKQQQPHA, via the coding sequence ATGGATTGGTTAGGAATAGGCGTACTTGTCTTTGCAATTGCTTTTTTAATTGCTGTTTTTTGCTTACTACCTGCAATGCGTAATTTAGCAAAAACATTAGACAACACTGCAACAACTGTTGCACAACTAGAAAAAAGTTTAGACGAAATAACAGGTGAGGTAAAAGTTACGCTACATAACACAAACGAAACAATTATGGACGTGAATGAAAAGGTAACGAAACTAAACCCGCTTTTTGACATGATTCATGATTCTGGAGAAGCTGCACACCGTGCTTCATCTGCACTTTCTACCTATACGCTGACACGTGTGAATGCGGCCAAACAAGAAGCAGTTACGGCTCAACCAGACCAAGTCTCAGGAATTATTAAAAGTATTGCCTTTCTTTATTACTTCCGAAAAGCAAAGAAACAACAACAACCACATGCATAA
- a CDS encoding ROK family protein gives MNNVRYGGLEAGGTKMICVVTDEAGVWLDRLTIPTLTPEETVPPIVAFFKKNGITSLGIGSFGPLDLKEGSDTYGSLASTPKKGWKGYPLLDAFNELNVPIEITTDVNGAALAEATKGAAKGLDSCMYITVGTGIGAGAVVNGNVLEGLSHPEMGHVPVKPHKDDSFQGHCPYHGTCAEGMAAGPAIEARWGKAGIELAGDDKVWQLEAYYLAQAIAAYTYVLSPKKVIIGGGVMKQKQLYALIREELVQQLNGYMDIGNPDDYVVPPGLHEHAGIEGALLLARQAERKR, from the coding sequence ATGAACAACGTTCGATACGGTGGTTTGGAAGCTGGAGGCACAAAAATGATTTGTGTGGTAACAGATGAGGCAGGGGTTTGGTTGGATCGCCTTACGATCCCAACATTAACGCCAGAAGAAACCGTTCCACCTATTGTTGCTTTTTTTAAAAAGAATGGAATTACAAGTCTAGGGATTGGTAGTTTTGGTCCTCTAGACCTAAAAGAAGGCTCCGATACATATGGTTCTTTAGCGAGTACGCCCAAAAAAGGCTGGAAAGGCTATCCATTGTTAGATGCATTTAATGAACTAAATGTTCCGATCGAAATCACGACAGATGTAAACGGTGCGGCATTGGCGGAAGCGACAAAAGGAGCTGCTAAAGGGTTAGATAGCTGTATGTACATAACCGTTGGAACGGGAATTGGCGCTGGAGCAGTTGTAAATGGAAACGTATTAGAGGGATTATCCCATCCTGAAATGGGGCATGTACCAGTCAAACCACATAAGGATGATTCGTTTCAAGGTCACTGTCCGTATCATGGGACATGTGCAGAAGGGATGGCTGCAGGCCCAGCGATTGAAGCGCGTTGGGGGAAAGCCGGCATAGAGTTAGCGGGAGACGATAAGGTATGGCAGCTAGAAGCCTATTATCTTGCTCAAGCGATTGCAGCATATACGTACGTATTATCCCCGAAAAAAGTCATTATCGGTGGTGGAGTCATGAAGCAAAAACAGCTTTATGCCCTCATACGAGAAGAACTTGTCCAACAGCTAAATGGCTATATGGATATAGGAAATCCAGACGACTATGTTGTTCCTCCTGGCCTTCATGAACACGCTGGGATTGAAGGGGCATTGTTACTTGCCCGTCAAGCAGAAAGAAAACGTTAA
- a CDS encoding bifunctional 2-polyprenyl-6-hydroxyphenol methylase/3-demethylubiquinol 3-O-methyltransferase UbiG encodes MKKEYENKASTYYQGINQQLFSLIDPGSKVLLDVGCGEGALGAAIKDAYEAEVHGFELFQHAADQARKKLDSVTVGNIEQDSLPFAHGYFDGIIFADVLEHTLDPWATLEKVKPYLKQSGAIYASIPNVGHISIIEELIRGTWNYVDAGLLDKTHFRFFTKSEIEKLFVSSGYDVEQIVNNQVLFPHHHQLIHKIVEAGQSIGINVDTFIERSVAYQYMLKAKPVVTA; translated from the coding sequence ATGAAAAAAGAGTATGAAAATAAAGCCAGTACGTATTATCAAGGGATCAATCAACAACTTTTTTCATTAATCGATCCAGGGAGTAAGGTATTACTGGATGTTGGTTGCGGAGAGGGTGCGTTAGGTGCGGCAATTAAAGACGCCTACGAGGCCGAGGTACACGGCTTTGAACTTTTTCAACATGCCGCTGATCAAGCACGAAAAAAGCTCGATTCAGTAACTGTTGGAAACATTGAACAAGATTCACTGCCGTTTGCCCATGGATATTTTGATGGAATTATTTTTGCAGACGTTCTTGAACACACGTTAGATCCGTGGGCAACACTTGAAAAAGTAAAACCTTACTTAAAACAATCAGGAGCGATTTATGCAAGCATTCCGAATGTCGGTCATATCTCCATCATCGAAGAACTGATTCGAGGAACGTGGAATTATGTAGATGCGGGCTTACTGGATAAAACCCATTTCCGCTTTTTTACGAAGAGTGAAATTGAAAAATTATTCGTATCGAGCGGGTATGACGTTGAGCAGATCGTCAATAATCAAGTGCTATTCCCACACCACCATCAGCTCATTCATAAAATTGTTGAAGCTGGTCAATCTATAGGTATAAATGTTGACACGTTTATTGAACGTTCGGTCGCGTATCAATACATGCTAAAAGCCAAACCAGTTGTCACCGCATAA
- a CDS encoding glycosyl hydrolase family 18 protein, with protein MYKKRISVCLIIITLLFFGSFDQAKAEQAEKKIVGYYPSWVAEERGYEVTDIPAENMTHIMYAFANVCWNGVHGNLDPSGPNPQEWACEDENGAIDVPNGTIVLGDPEQDVHKMYPGDHEDETIKGNVKQLQKLKEEHPHLKTVISVGGYTWSNRLSLVAATEETRETFAQSAVDFVRAYGFDGLDLDWEYPVSGGMPENERSPEDKQNHTKLLEATRNALDQAGEEDGKQYLLTIASSASPSYLQNNEMEKLAHILDWIQIMTYDLNGTWQIQNGHNAPLFYDEEATVPWADALNVDAAIQGHLNAGVPKDKLLMGMPFYGYGWKGCDSENNGEYAFCDGPADVGTWTNATFDYQDLKENYINQNGYKRYWNDKSKVPFLYNEENGTFITYDDPESITHKAQYVVDHGLAGAMFWETSNNRDGELVQSIADVFSEDDEQQTCQVERWSKETVYVKGDQVKKDGLVYEAKWWTRGEDPNRSGEWDVWKKVDQCNDDVATTSWLKDKIYTKGDQVEHRGVWYEAKWWTRGEDPSRSGEWDVWKKVTP; from the coding sequence ATGTATAAAAAACGGATTTCTGTATGTTTAATCATTATAACGTTATTATTTTTTGGTAGTTTCGATCAAGCTAAGGCTGAACAAGCTGAAAAGAAGATTGTCGGCTATTACCCATCATGGGTTGCGGAAGAAAGAGGCTACGAAGTAACGGATATTCCAGCCGAAAACATGACACATATTATGTATGCGTTTGCGAATGTTTGTTGGAATGGTGTGCATGGAAATCTAGACCCGTCAGGGCCTAATCCACAGGAATGGGCATGTGAAGATGAGAACGGAGCGATTGATGTACCAAACGGGACGATTGTGTTAGGGGACCCCGAACAAGATGTGCACAAGATGTATCCTGGCGATCATGAAGATGAAACGATTAAAGGAAACGTGAAGCAGCTTCAGAAACTAAAAGAAGAACACCCTCATCTAAAAACAGTAATATCGGTTGGTGGCTATACATGGTCCAATCGCTTATCGCTTGTTGCCGCTACAGAAGAAACACGAGAAACTTTTGCACAATCTGCAGTGGATTTTGTTCGCGCGTACGGGTTTGATGGATTGGATCTAGATTGGGAATATCCAGTGAGTGGCGGAATGCCAGAAAACGAACGTAGCCCTGAAGATAAGCAAAATCATACAAAGCTCTTAGAAGCAACTAGAAACGCATTAGATCAAGCGGGAGAGGAAGATGGCAAACAGTATTTGTTGACCATCGCCTCCTCAGCCTCCCCTAGTTATTTACAAAACAATGAGATGGAGAAGCTCGCACATATTTTAGACTGGATTCAAATTATGACGTATGATCTTAATGGCACATGGCAAATTCAAAATGGACATAATGCGCCATTATTTTATGACGAAGAGGCAACGGTTCCTTGGGCAGATGCACTCAATGTGGATGCCGCTATTCAAGGTCATTTAAACGCAGGTGTCCCTAAAGATAAGCTCTTAATGGGTATGCCTTTCTACGGATACGGCTGGAAAGGTTGTGACAGTGAAAATAATGGAGAATATGCTTTTTGTGACGGACCAGCTGATGTAGGAACGTGGACAAACGCTACGTTTGATTATCAAGACTTAAAAGAAAATTATATTAATCAAAATGGCTACAAGCGATATTGGAATGACAAATCCAAGGTGCCATTTCTTTATAACGAAGAAAATGGAACCTTTATCACGTACGACGATCCTGAATCAATTACGCATAAAGCCCAGTATGTAGTCGATCATGGGCTAGCCGGTGCGATGTTTTGGGAAACGAGCAATAATCGCGACGGAGAACTTGTCCAGTCTATCGCAGATGTATTTTCTGAAGATGATGAGCAGCAAACATGTCAAGTCGAGCGATGGTCCAAAGAAACGGTATATGTGAAAGGCGATCAAGTGAAGAAAGATGGACTTGTTTATGAAGCAAAATGGTGGACGCGAGGAGAAGATCCAAATCGTTCAGGCGAGTGGGACGTATGGAAAAAAGTTGATCAGTGTAACGATGATGTAGCTACCACTAGTTGGTTAAAAGATAAGATTTATACGAAAGGCGATCAAGTCGAACATCGTGGCGTTTGGTATGAAGCGAAATGGTGGACACGAGGAGAAGATCCAAGTCGATCAGGTGAGTGGGATGTATGGAAGAAAGTCACTCCTTAA
- a CDS encoding CpsB/CapC family capsule biosynthesis tyrosine phosphatase, whose protein sequence is MFDVWDHELPEISGVSRSRSKIIEQIHFVRDQDMHSLCYIPLFDREQPVTWGEDIKRIVDDYNEQLKGITLLTGHTLPLYDELLLDLESGQAFTLNKTRFVFITLDGTDLELAANKLYHLAVAGYYPVLLYPETDKRIQRNPDLLYKFVKNGAYTMVNAMSLLQTNDKALKKCIRTLLNGNLIHMIGNYTEILLSERGERDEVKRILTKYSPEQSEHIQKNFSHLLNRAQIIIEEPLHVDKRSFSSFFSKSRA, encoded by the coding sequence ATGTTTGATGTATGGGACCATGAACTTCCAGAGATTAGTGGGGTTTCCCGATCGCGATCAAAGATTATTGAACAAATCCATTTCGTTCGTGACCAAGACATGCATTCACTTTGCTACATTCCACTTTTTGATCGAGAACAGCCAGTCACGTGGGGAGAGGACATTAAGCGTATAGTGGATGATTATAATGAGCAATTAAAAGGCATTACGCTTTTGACTGGTCATACGTTACCTTTATACGACGAGCTCCTTTTAGATTTAGAGAGCGGACAGGCATTTACGTTGAACAAGACACGGTTTGTCTTTATAACGCTTGATGGTACTGATTTAGAGTTAGCGGCAAATAAGCTTTACCATTTAGCTGTTGCGGGGTATTATCCCGTTCTTTTATATCCAGAAACCGACAAACGGATACAAAGAAATCCAGATTTACTGTATAAGTTCGTGAAGAATGGCGCGTATACAATGGTAAATGCGATGAGTCTGTTGCAAACAAACGACAAAGCGTTAAAAAAGTGTATTCGAACATTACTAAACGGAAACTTAATTCATATGATTGGCAACTATACGGAAATCCTCCTTTCAGAGCGTGGTGAACGAGATGAGGTAAAAAGAATCCTCACAAAATATAGCCCGGAACAGAGTGAGCACATTCAAAAGAATTTCAGTCATTTACTAAATCGTGCTCAAATCATCATTGAAGAACCACTTCACGTAGACAAACGCTCTTTTTCCTCCTTTTTTAGTAAATCAAGAGCATGA
- a CDS encoding P1 family peptidase, with amino-acid sequence MLHSPARQAGFSFPGFTTSKHNCITDVEGVQVGHSTLIEGEHIRTGVTAILPHRRNLFEEKAQAGSYVLNGFGKTTGLIQLEELGVLESPIMLTNTFSVPAVTEGTLSYLLTQNPQIGVTTGTVNVVTAECNDGYLNDIRRMHVKPSDAVQAIETASTEPTQEGAVGAGTGMSCLGFKGGIGTSSRVVSTYTVGCLVLTNYGKKEDWIYSRHANQISIASGNDGASPPDGSIIIVLATDAPLDARQLKRVAKRGTLGLGRTASFAANGSGDIVIAFSTANRIPHDPPFSLQQVSFLHDQHEDVSKLFAATAEVVEEAILNSLCAATTMKGFNGHTRPGLLEQT; translated from the coding sequence ATGCTTCATTCTCCAGCGAGACAAGCAGGCTTTTCTTTCCCAGGATTCACTACCAGTAAGCATAACTGCATAACCGATGTAGAAGGCGTCCAAGTAGGTCATTCTACGCTTATTGAAGGAGAACACATTCGAACCGGCGTAACGGCGATTTTGCCTCATCGTCGAAATCTGTTTGAAGAAAAAGCACAGGCAGGGTCCTATGTATTAAATGGTTTTGGCAAAACAACAGGGCTCATTCAGCTTGAAGAATTAGGTGTACTTGAGAGCCCTATCATGCTAACAAACACGTTCTCCGTTCCAGCTGTAACCGAAGGAACCCTTTCCTACCTCCTAACGCAAAATCCTCAAATTGGTGTGACAACAGGTACTGTAAACGTCGTGACGGCGGAATGTAACGATGGGTACTTAAATGACATACGCCGTATGCATGTAAAACCGAGTGATGCTGTTCAAGCGATTGAAACAGCATCTACTGAACCTACTCAAGAAGGTGCGGTCGGCGCTGGAACAGGAATGTCATGCTTAGGCTTTAAAGGCGGGATTGGCACAAGTTCCCGCGTAGTTTCCACCTACACAGTTGGCTGTCTGGTGTTAACGAATTACGGAAAGAAAGAGGATTGGATATATAGTCGTCACGCTAATCAAATTTCCATCGCTTCAGGAAACGACGGTGCGTCACCTCCAGATGGTTCCATTATTATCGTTCTTGCTACCGATGCGCCTCTCGATGCGCGCCAATTAAAACGTGTCGCAAAACGAGGCACACTTGGATTAGGACGTACAGCGTCTTTCGCCGCCAATGGAAGTGGCGATATCGTCATTGCTTTTTCTACCGCAAATCGAATTCCTCATGATCCACCTTTTTCTCTTCAGCAGGTTTCGTTTTTACATGATCAACATGAAGACGTGTCTAAGCTATTCGCCGCCACTGCAGAAGTAGTAGAAGAGGCGATCTTAAACTCATTGTGTGCCGCAACAACGATGAAAGGCTTTAATGGTCATACGCGACCTGGTTTGCTCGAACAAACGTAA
- a CDS encoding DUF5665 domain-containing protein, whose amino-acid sequence MPLTEDQKNRMLPSKHRQREIEKQADENDRFEELLNKLEDVTTNGRLKDMAFHFTDTKQVVKSNLIAGIARGVGLTIGVALFISLLLAIISLFEPLPIVGEWLADLANLIEANR is encoded by the coding sequence TTGCCACTTACAGAGGATCAAAAAAACAGGATGCTTCCATCAAAGCATCGCCAGCGCGAAATTGAGAAACAAGCGGATGAAAATGATCGTTTTGAGGAATTATTAAACAAACTGGAAGACGTGACAACGAATGGACGTCTAAAAGATATGGCTTTTCATTTTACAGATACGAAACAAGTGGTAAAATCAAATTTAATCGCTGGTATCGCAAGAGGCGTAGGATTGACAATCGGAGTCGCACTTTTTATTTCTCTTCTCCTCGCCATTATTAGCTTATTTGAACCTTTGCCGATTGTAGGGGAATGGCTTGCAGATTTAGCGAATCTCATCGAAGCAAATCGATAA
- a CDS encoding M20/M25/M40 family metallo-hydrolase — translation MSYSHFQAYPHSDRVLELTKELVHQPSISGTTQENQMADLIHSILLRNPYFQKHPDNVKQIPLKGDPLNRIAIVAMLDKNALSKRATILLSHFDVVGVDDFGLYKEEAFKPVQLQQRLLQEQEGFLDEDARKDLHSNDYLFGRGSMDMKAGLAMQLSIMEDIANDEHSKENICLVAVPDEEKLSLGMFAAVEELERYQQAGWEFSACICSEPNFSAYPNDFNKYIYTGSTGKLLPFIYCLGRETHVGQPLEGINASVMAAQLAVEMEWSDSFSDQLDGESSPSPTCLRIRDLKETYDVQTPNESYLFYNVLTLHSSPEAVMEKVKQACLHASEAIYERLVNHRLAFGTDALAAAVPQPKVYTITELYERGIEKYGVSFKQSYETIIEESIAENDNFTDQTLTVARNLSSYFLDLAPFYLLLLQPPYYPHVKLDETKDDAILQLTKSLQHIGTESFQESIVLKTFFPGLSDVSYLRSKGDERAETTLTTFMPLYNKNYLIPIQAIQKLNVPTINVGPFGKDAHKRTERLQLSYSTKVAPVLLRYATKHLA, via the coding sequence ATGTCTTATTCTCACTTTCAAGCTTATCCACATTCTGACCGTGTCTTAGAATTAACAAAAGAACTTGTTCATCAGCCGAGTATTTCTGGAACGACCCAAGAAAATCAAATGGCTGATTTAATTCATTCAATTTTGTTGCGCAACCCTTATTTTCAAAAGCATCCAGATAACGTAAAGCAGATTCCTTTAAAAGGAGATCCTCTAAATCGAATCGCCATTGTAGCGATGCTCGACAAAAACGCTCTATCAAAACGAGCGACGATATTACTTAGTCATTTTGACGTTGTCGGAGTGGATGATTTTGGCCTTTATAAGGAGGAAGCTTTTAAACCGGTTCAATTACAGCAGCGTCTTTTACAAGAGCAAGAAGGATTTTTAGACGAAGATGCTAGGAAAGATTTGCATTCCAATGACTACTTGTTCGGCAGAGGTTCAATGGATATGAAAGCAGGCCTAGCTATGCAGTTATCCATTATGGAAGACATTGCGAACGACGAGCATTCAAAAGAAAATATTTGTCTAGTTGCAGTTCCAGACGAAGAAAAATTGTCGCTTGGTATGTTTGCTGCTGTAGAAGAACTTGAACGCTACCAACAAGCTGGCTGGGAATTTTCCGCATGCATTTGCTCAGAACCGAATTTTTCAGCTTATCCAAACGATTTTAATAAATATATTTATACTGGTTCAACCGGTAAACTGTTACCGTTCATCTATTGTTTAGGAAGAGAGACACATGTCGGTCAACCCCTGGAAGGCATTAATGCTTCAGTTATGGCCGCGCAACTTGCAGTTGAAATGGAATGGTCGGATAGCTTCTCTGATCAACTAGATGGAGAGTCATCCCCTTCTCCAACGTGCTTGCGAATTCGTGATTTAAAAGAAACCTATGATGTTCAGACGCCTAATGAATCCTACTTGTTTTATAACGTACTCACCTTACATTCTAGCCCTGAGGCAGTCATGGAAAAAGTAAAACAGGCCTGTCTCCATGCAAGCGAAGCGATTTACGAACGATTGGTCAATCATCGACTTGCTTTTGGGACAGATGCTCTAGCTGCTGCTGTCCCGCAGCCAAAAGTGTACACGATTACAGAACTTTATGAGCGAGGAATCGAAAAGTACGGCGTTTCTTTTAAACAATCTTATGAAACCATTATCGAAGAAAGCATCGCAGAGAATGATAATTTTACTGATCAAACATTGACTGTCGCAAGAAACTTATCATCCTATTTCTTAGATCTCGCACCCTTTTATTTATTGTTGTTACAGCCACCTTATTACCCGCACGTCAAGCTGGATGAAACGAAAGATGATGCCATCCTCCAGCTAACTAAATCGTTGCAACACATTGGAACCGAATCGTTTCAAGAATCCATTGTATTAAAGACATTTTTCCCTGGATTGTCTGATGTGAGTTACCTCCGCTCTAAAGGTGACGAGCGAGCAGAAACAACGCTAACAACCTTTATGCCACTCTATAATAAGAATTACCTAATCCCTATTCAGGCCATTCAGAAACTCAATGTGCCAACGATTAACGTAGGCCCATTTGGAAAGGATGCGCATAAACGAACAGAGCGATTACAGCTGTCTTATTCAACAAAAGTAGCCCCAGTTTTGTTACGTTATGCGACAAAGCATTTAGCCTAG
- a CDS encoding YdcF family protein has translation MNIFLLSAIICAIVFFFSMRIEKRSIFNGMFLTASLLLFLAGGIAAATTGPMSRIDYVILILSALFALMSVLFLLFVVGYIIRNTWKLVKKEGRKWNNFFSLSISLFVMVLLILIPTALFTIEPLALTTTVYIGLYGFLFLSFLISSVLYRQIRPHYDQDYLLILGAGLLKGERVSPILASRLDRGVYFYHMQKNVAAPPKIIVSGGRGEDELISEAEAMKAYLIKKNIPPQQIILEDRARNTYENFLFSKKLMEQSKSLKLVFITNHFHVFRSSLLAKQLAMPAEGIGSPTAWYFQPNAYTREFIGVLYMNKKSHLAFFILYILVSVYFYLR, from the coding sequence ATGAATATCTTTTTATTAAGTGCCATTATTTGTGCAATTGTTTTTTTCTTCAGTATGCGCATTGAAAAGCGAAGTATTTTTAACGGTATGTTCTTAACGGCAAGTCTATTATTATTTCTTGCAGGTGGCATAGCAGCCGCAACGACAGGACCTATGAGCAGAATTGATTATGTTATTTTAATTTTATCTGCATTGTTTGCTCTGATGAGTGTGCTTTTTTTACTCTTTGTTGTAGGATACATTATTCGAAATACGTGGAAACTTGTGAAGAAAGAAGGTAGAAAATGGAATAATTTTTTCTCCTTATCCATTAGCTTGTTTGTTATGGTGTTACTTATACTTATCCCAACCGCGTTGTTTACGATTGAACCTCTTGCGTTAACAACAACGGTTTATATTGGGCTATATGGCTTTTTGTTTTTATCCTTTTTGATTTCCTCCGTCCTATATCGGCAGATTCGACCTCATTACGATCAGGATTATCTTTTAATACTTGGAGCTGGATTGTTAAAGGGCGAGCGGGTTTCTCCAATATTAGCAAGCCGTTTAGACAGAGGCGTCTATTTCTATCACATGCAAAAAAACGTTGCCGCTCCACCCAAAATCATTGTGTCAGGGGGGAGAGGAGAAGATGAGTTAATTAGTGAAGCGGAAGCGATGAAAGCATATCTCATCAAGAAAAATATCCCCCCTCAGCAAATTATTTTAGAAGACCGAGCTCGTAATACCTATGAGAACTTCTTGTTTTCAAAGAAACTGATGGAGCAATCTAAGTCGTTAAAATTGGTATTTATTACGAATCACTTTCATGTTTTTCGATCGAGTTTACTTGCAAAACAACTCGCAATGCCTGCTGAAGGGATTGGATCACCAACAGCATGGTATTTTCAACCAAATGCATATACCCGTGAGTTTATTGGGGTCTTGTACATGAATAAGAAAAGCCATCTCGCTTTTTTTATACTCTATATTCTTGTTTCAGTCTATTTTTATTTAAGGTAG